TCGATATGTTGGGGGGCATGGGCAGTGGCACCACCTCTACGTTTGAAACCGCTCCCTCTGCCCCCTCCGTTGAAGATTTTCCCTCTCAGGAGAAGCTGAAGTTAGAGAAAGACCTGCTCGGCTTTTACATTTCTGACCATCCCCTGAAGTCCGTCCAGCAGGCCGCTAAGGTGCTCGCGCCGATTAGCCTGAATCAATTGGCCGAACAGCCCGACAACGTGACCCTGAGTGCAATCGTGATGCTGGCCAGCGTGAAACCTGTCGTGACCAAAAAGGGCGATCGCATGGCAATTGTGCAAATGGAGGATCTAACGGGACAGGTGGAAGGCGTTGTATTTCCGAAGTCCTTTGAGCGCATTGGTCAGTACATTGAAGCGGATGCGCGACTGATGATCTGGGGCAAGGTGGACAGACGGGACGATCGCACCCAGATGATCATTGATGACGCTGAACCTGTAGACGATGTGCAACTGGTAATGGTAGAGCTTTCGCCAGAGGTTGCGGGGGATATCGCCCAACAGCATCGTCTGAAGACGGTTCTGCTGGAACACAAGGGAAGTGACGAGGAGGGCAAGATTCCAGTGATTGCTAAGATTGCCTCCAATGGGCACCGTCGGTTTGTCCGGCTAGGTGCTCAGTTCCGCGTCTCTGATCCGTCGTTGACCGTGAGTGCGCTCAAGTCTGCCGGATTTGCTGCCAGCGCGACCGCGTTAATCAGCCATAACTGAATGGCGCAGAAATATGAGCGCCCGGATCCCCGTTTTTTGAAAAACCGGGGATCTAGGGGATCTAATTTCCTTAGCCTTCCTCCGCAGATTGCGGCACTAGAACCCCATTGAGAAAGATAT
This genomic window from Synechococcales cyanobacterium T60_A2020_003 contains:
- a CDS encoding trans-splicing intein-formed DNA polymerase III subunit alpha C-terminal partner DnaE-C (main replicative polymerase), translating into MVKIVSCQSLGIQPVYDIGVEHDHNFLLANGLVASNCFNKSHSTAYGYVTFQTAYLKANYPVEYMAALLTANSDDQTKVYDYINACVKMGIQVEPPNINRSDIDFTPVGDSILFGLSAVRNVGQGAIAHLLEARNEGGVFKSLADLCDRVDSRTVNRRALEALIQCGAMDCINPNRRQLMHDLDLVLEWAQSRAKDREVGQGNLFDMLGGMGSGTTSTFETAPSAPSVEDFPSQEKLKLEKDLLGFYISDHPLKSVQQAAKVLAPISLNQLAEQPDNVTLSAIVMLASVKPVVTKKGDRMAIVQMEDLTGQVEGVVFPKSFERIGQYIEADARLMIWGKVDRRDDRTQMIIDDAEPVDDVQLVMVELSPEVAGDIAQQHRLKTVLLEHKGSDEEGKIPVIAKIASNGHRRFVRLGAQFRVSDPSLTVSALKSAGFAASATALISHN